A genomic segment from Burkholderia plantarii encodes:
- a CDS encoding iron-containing alcohol dehydrogenase: MSASSPLVFPGAAALVPRLLGGVAARRVVVFRGPRSFELSNAAALLNLDALPCDRLDYLVDDDLPTLESITAAGAFVSASGTDAILAIGGGTVIDTTKGARHIAAHPGLGAADALRTRGAAARRPPVCLAVPTTAGTGSGYRRLAALPRSRRRPRTARPHPPTSHVIRPHARGTGTATAPFPPLRQCFKRVNNVRDF, encoded by the coding sequence ATGTCCGCGTCCTCGCCGCTCGTGTTCCCCGGCGCCGCGGCGCTGGTCCCGCGTCTGCTCGGCGGGGTTGCCGCCCGGCGCGTCGTGGTGTTTCGCGGGCCGCGCTCGTTCGAACTCAGCAATGCGGCCGCGCTGCTGAACCTCGATGCGCTGCCTTGCGACCGGCTCGACTACCTCGTCGACGATGATCTTCCGACGCTCGAATCGATCACGGCCGCCGGGGCCTTCGTGTCGGCCAGCGGCACCGACGCGATTCTCGCGATCGGCGGCGGAACGGTCATCGACACGACCAAGGGTGCAAGGCACATCGCCGCCCATCCGGGCCTTGGCGCCGCCGATGCGTTGCGGACACGAGGCGCGGCCGCGCGACGCCCTCCGGTCTGCCTCGCCGTGCCGACCACGGCCGGCACGGGCAGCGGATACCGACGCCTCGCCGCGCTTCCGCGCTCCCGGCGACGGCCGCGGACAGCTCGCCCGCACCCGCCCACGTCCCATGTCATAAGGCCGCACGCACGCGGCACTGGCACCGCCACCGCGCCCTTCCCGCCGCTCCGCCAGTGTTTTAAACGTGTCAACAACGTGCGCGATTTTTGA
- a CDS encoding phytanoyl-CoA dioxygenase family protein: protein MNPLDGPWQLVKHILVDDREIAAARAYCMSLIDMAARPAALIAYHESDETGQRLVRVERFVEDFSERTGIDLQARCRASAQDLLGRSCKLFKDKINFRHPGSPGFRAHQDAAAGWDRYASEYATVAALIEASRPETGGFEMAGGPSPDHLYPNQNGQLDDGLFASLQPRPLHVDAGDGLLFDGRAPHRTCANLSPYVIAHLFLTFNGAHEGDFRERYYSDKIAGMTSQGDGFAFRLFDFGRQGAMQ from the coding sequence ATGAATCCCCTTGATGGGCCTTGGCAGTTGGTGAAGCACATCCTCGTCGACGACCGTGAAATCGCCGCCGCGCGCGCCTATTGCATGTCGTTGATCGATATGGCGGCCCGCCCCGCCGCGCTGATTGCCTATCACGAAAGCGACGAAACGGGACAACGCCTGGTACGCGTCGAACGTTTCGTCGAGGATTTTTCCGAACGCACCGGCATCGATCTACAGGCCCGCTGCCGGGCATCCGCTCAGGATTTACTCGGGCGCTCGTGCAAGCTTTTCAAGGACAAGATCAATTTCCGCCATCCGGGATCGCCCGGCTTCCGGGCCCATCAGGATGCCGCCGCCGGTTGGGACCGCTATGCCTCGGAGTACGCGACCGTTGCCGCGCTGATCGAGGCGTCGCGGCCCGAAACCGGCGGCTTTGAAATGGCCGGCGGGCCATCGCCCGACCACCTGTACCCGAATCAGAACGGACAGCTCGACGATGGGCTGTTCGCGTCATTGCAACCCCGGCCGCTTCACGTCGATGCCGGCGACGGGCTGCTGTTCGACGGTCGCGCGCCGCACCGGACCTGCGCCAATCTTTCGCCATATGTCATCGCCCATCTGTTCCTCACGTTCAATGGCGCGCACGAGGGCGACTTTCGCGAGCGCTATTACTCGGACAAGATCGCTGGCATGACATCGCAGGGCGACGGCTTCGCCTTTCGCCTGTTCGATTTCGGCCGGCAGGGGGCCATGCAATGA
- a CDS encoding histidine kinase, which yields MSIQIASQPLRRLLSRASLAALLSCGALAALQLVPGAPAPIGAAEAAPSKLGDLSRFRAIAADTAKRVDAGKLDDAKTRIKDLETRWDDAEPSLKPRAAADWHRVDDAIDRALSALRASRPNAATCRQALAELLAVIDKTSSGS from the coding sequence ATGTCGATCCAGATTGCCTCGCAGCCGCTGCGGCGCCTGCTGTCCCGCGCGAGCCTGGCCGCGCTGCTCTCGTGCGGCGCGCTCGCCGCGCTGCAACTCGTCCCCGGCGCGCCCGCCCCGATCGGCGCCGCCGAAGCCGCGCCCTCGAAGCTCGGCGACCTGTCGCGCTTTCGCGCGATCGCTGCCGACACCGCGAAACGCGTCGACGCGGGCAAGCTCGACGACGCGAAGACGCGCATCAAGGATCTCGAAACCCGTTGGGATGACGCCGAGCCGTCGCTGAAGCCGCGCGCGGCGGCCGACTGGCACCGCGTGGACGACGCGATCGATCGCGCGCTGTCCGCGCTGCGGGCGTCCCGGCCCAACGCCGCCACCTGCCGGCAGGCACTCGCCGAGCTGCTCGCGGTGATCGACAAGACCAGCAGCGGCAGTTGA